A window of Lacibacter sediminis contains these coding sequences:
- a CDS encoding glycosyltransferase family 4 protein, giving the protein MQKKKISFFVLTAFSHMGGIEKFNRAFMKGLADLSSTLHLKSTLGGMYDHSVDKHYVDQQTYHAFKGKKLQFVLWAIKQSLQQDVIVLGHLNLAPIAVLLKMIAPKKKLIIICHGVEVFEPVSGFKKKALQQADHVLAVSSFTKDKLVTKQGLSNEKIMVFPNTIDPFFNFPVDFAKPGYLQQRYGIAAHEKVILTLTRLNSNEGYKGYDTLVTVLPELLKQNIPFKYILAGKADATELQRMNTLIKSLGLEQQVMMPGFIADKEITDHYLLADVFVMPSKGEGFGIVYTEAMACGLPVIAGNKDGSTEALQFGELGTLIDPDSADELKEALVKVLHEQHEPLQVQQRMLEYFSFEKFKERLKTVLEGV; this is encoded by the coding sequence ATGCAAAAGAAAAAAATTTCCTTTTTTGTGTTGACTGCATTCTCACACATGGGTGGTATTGAAAAGTTTAACCGTGCTTTTATGAAAGGATTGGCCGATCTTTCATCAACACTTCACCTGAAGAGTACATTAGGTGGCATGTACGATCATTCGGTTGACAAACACTATGTAGATCAGCAAACCTATCACGCCTTTAAAGGAAAGAAACTGCAGTTTGTATTATGGGCAATAAAGCAATCGTTGCAGCAGGATGTGATAGTGCTCGGGCATTTGAACCTTGCGCCTATTGCTGTGTTGTTGAAAATGATCGCACCTAAAAAAAAACTGATTATCATTTGTCATGGTGTTGAAGTTTTTGAACCGGTGAGTGGGTTTAAGAAAAAAGCATTGCAACAGGCAGATCATGTTCTGGCCGTCAGCAGTTTCACTAAAGACAAACTGGTTACAAAACAGGGATTGTCCAACGAAAAGATCATGGTGTTTCCTAACACGATCGATCCATTCTTCAACTTTCCGGTTGACTTTGCAAAACCAGGTTACCTGCAACAGCGCTATGGTATTGCTGCACATGAAAAAGTGATCCTCACACTAACAAGATTAAACAGCAATGAAGGATATAAAGGTTATGATACCTTGGTTACTGTTTTGCCTGAGTTATTGAAACAAAATATTCCGTTCAAATATATTCTTGCCGGCAAGGCCGATGCAACAGAACTGCAACGGATGAATACATTGATCAAATCACTTGGTCTTGAACAACAGGTGATGATGCCCGGATTTATTGCCGATAAAGAAATAACCGATCATTATTTGCTGGCCGATGTGTTTGTGATGCCCAGCAAAGGCGAAGGGTTTGGCATTGTGTATACGGAGGCAATGGCTTGCGGATTGCCTGTTATTGCAGGCAATAAAGATGGAAGTACAGAAGCGTTGCAGTTTGGAGAATTGGGAACGTTGATCGATCCTGACAGTGCAGATGAATTGAAAGAGGCATTGGTGAAGGTGTTGCATGAGCAGCATGAACCTTTGCAGGTGCAGCAAAGGATGCTGGAGTATTTTTCGTTTGAGAAGTTTAAGGAGAGGTTGAAGACTGTTCTTGAAGGGGTATAG
- a CDS encoding Gfo/Idh/MocA family protein, producing the protein MKKTRFLLAGCGTIGERHARLAVEKGVLVAVCDIDEKKAKAFSAKHDCYGYTSLKDMLRNEEADAMLVCTPNGLHAIHSISGLKAGLHVLCEKPMAISSVDCKRMINAATKAKKHLLIVKQNRLNPPVAIVKTLLDKKKLGKIYSVQVNCLWNRGAKYYQQSNWRGTKELDGGVLFTQFSHFIDLLYWFLGEVKTVKGFTANVAHQQLIEVEDTGVFSFVTQGGVPGTLHYSTNTTNKNYEGSITILAEKATIKIGGPYLNTIEYQEPVLIDTAKLVAGNAANQYKGYEGSMNNHARVYDAFLQVIAGKQKKYVSGEEGIHSVKMIEQFYKAAK; encoded by the coding sequence ATGAAGAAAACTCGTTTTTTATTAGCAGGATGTGGTACAATCGGTGAGCGGCATGCAAGGCTCGCAGTGGAGAAGGGTGTGCTTGTTGCTGTGTGTGATATTGATGAAAAAAAGGCGAAGGCATTTTCAGCGAAGCATGATTGTTACGGGTACACATCACTAAAAGATATGCTGAGGAATGAAGAAGCGGATGCGATGCTTGTTTGTACGCCCAACGGATTACATGCGATACACAGCATCAGCGGATTAAAAGCCGGTCTGCATGTATTGTGTGAAAAGCCAATGGCTATTTCATCAGTTGATTGCAAGCGAATGATCAATGCAGCAACAAAAGCCAAAAAACATTTGCTGATTGTAAAACAGAACCGGTTAAATCCACCAGTAGCAATTGTTAAAACATTACTCGATAAAAAAAAACTTGGAAAAATTTATAGCGTGCAGGTAAATTGTCTCTGGAACCGTGGAGCCAAGTATTATCAGCAGTCGAACTGGCGGGGAACAAAAGAACTGGATGGAGGTGTGTTGTTTACACAGTTCAGTCATTTCATTGATCTGCTTTATTGGTTCTTAGGTGAAGTGAAAACAGTAAAAGGGTTTACCGCTAATGTGGCGCATCAGCAACTGATTGAAGTGGAAGATACAGGTGTGTTTTCATTTGTTACACAAGGGGGTGTGCCGGGGACACTTCATTACAGTACAAATACTACGAATAAAAATTACGAAGGCTCTATTACGATCCTTGCTGAAAAGGCAACGATCAAAATTGGCGGACCTTATTTAAATACCATCGAGTACCAGGAACCGGTGTTGATCGACACAGCCAAACTCGTTGCCGGTAATGCTGCCAATCAATACAAGGGTTACGAGGGTTCGATGAATAATCATGCGAGGGTGTATGATGCGTTTCTACAGGTGATTGCAGGGAAGCAGAAGAAGTATGTGTCGGGTGAGGAGGGGATTCATAGTGTGAAGATGATCGAGCAGTTTTACAAAGCAGCAAAGTGA
- a CDS encoding acyltransferase translates to MPAFKLKKISLRKVKTGKSVVIMQPSNLYECRLGDDCFVGPFTEIQKGVVIGNNCRIQSHSFICELVTIGNDCFIGHGVMFINDTFSYGKPAGGDHSKWKKTSIGNNVSIGSNATILPVSICDEVVIGAGAVVTKDITKKGTYAGNPAKKLKKV, encoded by the coding sequence ATGCCAGCGTTTAAATTAAAAAAAATAAGTCTCCGAAAAGTAAAAACGGGAAAGAGTGTTGTGATCATGCAACCAAGCAACCTGTATGAATGCAGGTTGGGAGATGATTGTTTTGTTGGTCCGTTTACTGAAATACAAAAAGGAGTAGTGATCGGTAACAACTGCCGCATACAAAGCCACAGTTTTATTTGTGAATTGGTCACCATCGGCAATGATTGTTTTATTGGTCATGGTGTGATGTTTATTAACGATACGTTCAGCTATGGAAAACCTGCAGGTGGCGATCACAGCAAATGGAAGAAAACAAGCATTGGTAACAATGTAAGCATCGGCAGCAATGCAACCATTCTTCCGGTATCAATATGCGACGAGGTGGTGATTGGTGCAGGCGCAGTGGTAACAAAAGATATTACGAAAAAAGGTACGTATGCAGGGAACCCGGCGAAGAAATTGAAGAAAGTTTAA
- a CDS encoding ABC transporter permease, translating into MSHLNDTAEQWDLEIKPKASLLDLNLKEVWRYRDLMMLFVRRDFVAQYKQTILGPIWHIIQPVLTTIMFLLVFGKIANIPTDGIEPILFYMSGITIWNYFSTCLTATSNTFVANAHIFGKVYFPRLVLPLSIVMSNIIKLGIQFGILFLGMIWFALFRDIPIYFGMNWLLIPVLVIIMAGIGLGLGIIISSLTTKYRDFTVLIGFAVQLLMYATPVAYPLSFLKDKSFAPIIEWNPLSPIVEGFRYALFHTGNFNFMSLGYSVIFMFVVLVIGAVYFSKVERTFMDTV; encoded by the coding sequence ATGAGTCATTTGAACGATACAGCTGAACAATGGGATCTTGAGATCAAACCCAAAGCTTCTTTATTAGATCTTAATTTAAAAGAAGTTTGGCGTTATCGTGACCTTATGATGTTGTTTGTGCGGCGTGATTTTGTGGCACAGTATAAACAAACTATTCTTGGGCCGATTTGGCATATCATTCAACCCGTGTTAACCACCATCATGTTTTTACTGGTATTCGGAAAGATTGCGAATATCCCGACTGACGGAATTGAGCCTATACTGTTCTACATGAGTGGCATTACGATCTGGAATTATTTTTCGACATGCTTAACTGCTACCTCAAATACATTTGTTGCCAATGCTCATATTTTCGGCAAAGTCTATTTTCCCCGCCTCGTATTGCCTTTGTCAATTGTTATGAGCAATATTATAAAGCTAGGTATCCAATTTGGTATCTTGTTTTTGGGAATGATCTGGTTTGCATTGTTTCGTGATATACCTATTTATTTTGGTATGAACTGGTTACTGATCCCGGTTTTAGTGATCATAATGGCGGGTATTGGTCTTGGGTTGGGCATCATTATTTCCTCCCTTACTACCAAGTACCGTGATTTTACAGTACTCATTGGGTTTGCAGTTCAACTATTGATGTATGCTACACCGGTAGCTTATCCCTTATCGTTTTTAAAAGATAAATCATTTGCACCCATTATAGAATGGAATCCATTAAGCCCGATTGTTGAAGGGTTTCGTTATGCGCTGTTTCATACGGGTAATTTTAACTTCATGTCGTTGGGGTATAGTGTGATTTTTATGTTTGTTGTACTGGTGATTGGAGCTGTTTATTTCAGTAAAGTGGAACGTACTTTTATGGATACAGTATAG
- a CDS encoding ABC transporter ATP-binding protein codes for MSNTVIKVENISKQYRLGAVSTGTLSHDLNRWWHTVRGKEDPYLKVGDTNDRTQKGNSDYVWALRDINFEVQQGEVLGIIGRNGAGKSTLLKILSRTTTPTTGSVKLKGRVASLLEVGTGFHPELSGRENIFLNGAILGMTKQEIKRKFDEIVDFAGVERYIDTPVKRYSSGMYVRLAFGVAAHLEPEILIVDEVLAVGDAEFQKKALGKMKDVSNKDGRTVLFVSHNMTAMKNLCNSIMYMQHGKVVEIGPTDSVINHYLTHSEINGEMVQSFATPEDAPGNDSVKMKRIEACPILNNPFDPITVDTPVNIEFEFWNYVPDKELNLSLHLYTTTEECVFNVYTEAKFLPEGINKGVCEIPANLLNDGIYSVSMLIVAERAYGIYNFEHVISFEVNEKRSTSGWHGKHLGIVRPKLNFNFV; via the coding sequence ATGAGTAATACAGTTATAAAAGTTGAAAATATTTCAAAGCAATACCGCTTGGGAGCTGTAAGTACCGGCACGCTCAGTCATGATCTTAACCGATGGTGGCATACTGTACGGGGTAAAGAAGATCCTTATTTAAAAGTAGGCGATACAAATGATCGCACACAGAAAGGAAACAGTGATTATGTATGGGCCTTGCGGGACATCAACTTTGAAGTGCAGCAGGGAGAGGTATTGGGAATTATCGGCCGCAACGGTGCAGGTAAAAGCACACTCTTAAAAATTCTTAGTCGCACAACTACACCTACTACAGGAAGTGTAAAACTAAAAGGGAGAGTTGCGTCTTTGCTTGAAGTGGGCACAGGATTTCATCCCGAACTGAGCGGTCGTGAAAACATTTTCTTAAATGGTGCGATACTTGGTATGACCAAACAAGAGATTAAACGCAAATTTGATGAGATTGTCGATTTCGCCGGAGTGGAACGTTATATTGATACACCTGTTAAACGTTACAGCAGTGGTATGTATGTGCGTCTTGCTTTCGGCGTAGCAGCACACCTTGAACCGGAGATCTTAATTGTAGATGAAGTGCTGGCTGTGGGTGATGCCGAGTTTCAAAAGAAGGCATTAGGGAAGATGAAAGATGTAAGTAATAAAGATGGAAGAACAGTGTTGTTTGTGAGTCATAATATGACTGCTATGAAAAATCTTTGTAACTCCATCATGTATATGCAGCATGGCAAGGTTGTTGAAATAGGACCTACCGACAGTGTCATCAATCATTATCTAACCCACAGCGAGATCAACGGTGAAATGGTGCAGTCGTTTGCAACGCCCGAAGATGCACCAGGAAATGATTCAGTAAAAATGAAGCGGATTGAGGCTTGTCCAATCCTAAACAATCCTTTTGACCCTATAACGGTTGACACTCCAGTTAATATAGAATTTGAATTCTGGAATTATGTACCCGATAAAGAGTTGAATTTAAGTTTACACCTGTACACAACTACGGAAGAATGTGTTTTTAATGTATATACCGAAGCGAAGTTTCTGCCAGAGGGAATTAATAAAGGAGTTTGCGAAATACCTGCTAATCTTTTGAATGATGGGATATATTCTGTCTCGATGTTGATCGTTGCAGAAAGAGCTTATGGCATTTACAATTTTGAGCATGTAATTTCATTTGAAGTGAATGAAAAGCGCAGTACCAGTGGATGGCATGGTAAACACCTGGGTATTGTGCGGCCTAAATTAAATTTCAACTTTGTGTAA
- a CDS encoding DegT/DnrJ/EryC1/StrS family aminotransferase, whose protein sequence is MINVTKTYLPSFDEYIAIVKRAWDKSWITNNGELVQELEEKLMQYLGVQHLLFTSNGTLPLQMALKVLGIKKEVITTPFSYVATTNSILWEGAVPVFVDIDPHTLCIDADKIEAAITADTEAIMATHVYGIPCDVEKIEAIAKKHGLKVIYDAAHSFGCTYNGKSLLSYGDISTCSFHATKVFHTGEGGCIIAKDEEVAKQLLLYRSFGHLGDDYYSIGINAKNSELHAAMGLCNLPAIGEIINARKLVYEEYNNRLNLEKIKQPVFSKNADYNYAYYPVIFKTEKILLEVRAVLLKNAVSTRRYFYPSLNQLPFLKNTMSCPVSEDISCRVLALPLFTDLSTEDVSRICAIVNELV, encoded by the coding sequence ATGATTAACGTTACCAAAACATATTTACCTTCTTTTGATGAATACATTGCAATAGTAAAGCGTGCATGGGATAAAAGCTGGATCACCAATAACGGAGAGTTGGTGCAGGAACTTGAAGAAAAATTGATGCAATACTTGGGTGTGCAACACCTGTTGTTTACAAGTAACGGAACATTGCCGCTGCAAATGGCGTTGAAAGTGCTTGGCATTAAAAAGGAAGTGATCACCACTCCCTTTAGTTATGTTGCAACTACCAATTCTATTTTATGGGAAGGGGCGGTGCCGGTTTTTGTGGATATTGATCCCCATACCTTATGTATTGATGCTGATAAAATTGAAGCTGCTATTACAGCAGATACAGAAGCTATCATGGCCACACATGTGTATGGTATTCCCTGCGATGTAGAAAAAATTGAGGCCATTGCAAAAAAGCATGGATTAAAAGTAATTTATGATGCTGCGCATTCTTTTGGTTGTACTTACAACGGCAAATCATTATTAAGCTATGGCGATATCAGTACCTGCAGCTTTCATGCAACCAAAGTATTTCATACAGGAGAGGGTGGTTGTATTATTGCGAAAGACGAAGAGGTAGCAAAGCAATTGCTGTTGTACCGAAGCTTTGGTCATTTGGGGGATGATTATTATTCAATAGGCATCAATGCAAAAAATTCTGAATTGCATGCGGCCATGGGGCTTTGCAACTTACCTGCAATCGGCGAAATCATAAACGCAAGAAAGCTGGTTTACGAAGAATACAATAACCGCTTGAATCTTGAAAAAATAAAGCAACCGGTTTTTAGTAAAAACGCCGATTATAACTATGCCTATTACCCGGTGATATTTAAAACAGAAAAGATATTGCTGGAGGTTCGGGCAGTCTTGCTGAAGAACGCTGTTTCAACACGAAGGTATTTTTATCCATCACTCAATCAACTTCCTTTTTTAAAGAATACGATGAGTTGCCCGGTTTCTGAAGATATCAGCTGCAGGGTACTTGCCCTGCCTTTATTTACCGACTTAAGCACGGAAGATGTGAGCCGGATTTGCGCAATTGTTAATGAGTTGGTTTAA
- a CDS encoding WbqC family protein yields MKIAIMQPYFVPYIGYFQLINAVDQFVIYDNIKYTKKGWINRNRILVDGKDEYITLPIRKDSDYLHVDQRKLADSFVDDKNKILRKLAYAYRKAPHYDAVYALMERILEKPENNLFEFIYKSVLEICRFLEINTTFVISSTLPVDHELKSQDRVIAICKALNTTTYINPPGGVELYSKETFNENNIELEFLQSEPIQYHQFKNEFIASLSIIDVMMFNSTEEIKKLLASFYTIK; encoded by the coding sequence ATGAAGATTGCAATCATGCAGCCCTATTTTGTGCCCTATATTGGCTATTTCCAACTGATCAATGCAGTTGATCAATTCGTGATCTATGATAATATCAAATACACAAAAAAAGGCTGGATCAACAGAAACAGGATATTGGTTGACGGGAAGGATGAATACATTACGCTGCCAATTCGAAAAGACTCCGACTACTTACATGTAGATCAGCGAAAACTGGCAGATAGTTTTGTTGATGACAAAAATAAAATTCTCAGGAAGCTGGCTTATGCTTATCGTAAGGCACCACACTACGATGCAGTATATGCATTGATGGAACGCATACTGGAGAAGCCGGAGAACAATCTTTTTGAATTTATTTATAAGTCGGTTTTGGAGATATGCAGATTTTTAGAGATCAATACCACGTTTGTGATCTCATCAACTCTGCCTGTTGATCATGAATTAAAATCGCAAGACAGAGTGATTGCCATTTGCAAAGCTTTAAACACAACTACCTATATCAATCCTCCCGGAGGTGTTGAACTGTATTCGAAAGAAACCTTCAACGAAAATAATATAGAGTTAGAGTTTCTGCAATCAGAACCGATCCAATACCATCAGTTCAAAAATGAATTTATTGCAAGTTTGTCCATCATTGATGTGATGATGTTCAATTCTACGGAAGAGATAAAAAAACTTCTTGCGTCTTTTTACACAATCAAATAA
- a CDS encoding glycoside hydrolase family protein has protein sequence MFQWKKIGRVFNPVEVTERAWLKEFAQAPSTLIYENFVRVYFSCRPPADEKGQYVSYSAFVDFKRDDLTQIVKVSDQPILKLGDLGTFDEFGTYPVSVIRYKSELRAYYAGWTRCESVPFNVAIGCALSNNNGVTFEKMGQGPILSYSVDEPFILSGPKVRIFNNKWYLFYIAGKKWVLDNGKPEPVYRIRMATSTDGIEWEKHNKDIIETKVEEDEAQASPDVFFYDGMYHMFFCYRYSKGYRSKEKGYRIGYAFSADLINWIRDDSKAGIHVSNEGWDDEMISYPHVFELDNSLYMLYLGNQVGRYGFGLAKLENYQP, from the coding sequence ATGTTCCAATGGAAAAAAATTGGCAGAGTTTTTAATCCCGTAGAGGTAACTGAACGGGCATGGCTGAAAGAATTTGCACAAGCACCTTCAACCCTGATCTACGAAAATTTTGTACGAGTTTATTTTTCATGCAGGCCACCTGCTGATGAAAAGGGGCAATACGTTAGTTACTCTGCATTTGTAGATTTCAAGCGGGATGATCTCACGCAAATAGTGAAAGTGAGTGATCAGCCAATTTTGAAATTGGGTGATCTGGGAACCTTTGATGAGTTTGGAACCTACCCGGTTTCTGTTATCAGGTATAAAAGTGAACTGAGGGCATATTATGCCGGTTGGACAAGGTGTGAATCTGTTCCTTTTAATGTTGCTATTGGTTGTGCGCTAAGCAATAACAACGGAGTTACGTTTGAAAAGATGGGGCAAGGACCGATCTTGTCGTATAGTGTTGATGAACCTTTTATACTGAGCGGACCTAAAGTGAGGATATTTAACAACAAATGGTATTTGTTTTATATAGCCGGGAAAAAGTGGGTGCTTGATAATGGTAAACCTGAACCGGTTTACAGGATCAGAATGGCCACCTCAACCGATGGAATTGAGTGGGAAAAACACAACAAAGATATTATCGAAACAAAAGTTGAGGAAGATGAAGCGCAGGCTAGTCCCGATGTGTTTTTTTATGATGGGATGTACCATATGTTTTTTTGTTACAGGTACAGTAAAGGCTATAGAAGTAAAGAAAAAGGATACAGAATCGGTTATGCATTTTCTGCTGATTTAATAAACTGGATAAGAGATGATTCAAAAGCAGGAATTCATGTATCAAACGAAGGATGGGATGATGAAATGATCAGCTATCCTCATGTGTTTGAACTAGACAACAGTTTGTACATGCTTTATCTTGGAAACCAGGTTGGCAGATACGGCTTTGGTCTTGCTAAACTTGAAAACTACCAACCCTAA
- a CDS encoding glycoside hydrolase family protein: protein MKWINYRHLFDPSHYTLPNGCSEFAQSPQTLVFDDFVRVYFSTRKKEEHSGKFLSLIAFADFDKEFKKVINVSSETVIELGGLGCFDEHGIFPINILRHDNKILAYTCGWSRRVSVSVETSTGLAFSDNNGLSFDKFGTGPVLTSSLNEPFLVGDSFVQVYDNTFHMWYIFGQRWLKPTDTEPPARVYKIAHATSADGINWKKEEGKQIIADVLNVDECQALPTVTKIGNRYHMFFCFRQATDFRNNHDRGYRLGYAWSDNLINWIRDDELGGIHKSVTGWDSEMMCYPHIFQSNGKVYLLYNGNEFGKRGFGIAELEQP, encoded by the coding sequence ATGAAGTGGATTAATTACCGGCATCTATTCGATCCATCACATTATACATTACCAAATGGCTGTTCTGAATTTGCACAATCTCCGCAAACCTTGGTTTTTGATGATTTTGTGCGGGTGTATTTTTCTACAAGAAAGAAGGAAGAACACAGCGGAAAGTTTCTAAGCTTAATTGCTTTTGCAGATTTCGATAAAGAATTTAAAAAAGTAATCAATGTGTCATCTGAAACAGTTATTGAACTGGGTGGGCTTGGTTGTTTTGATGAACATGGAATATTCCCGATCAATATTTTAAGACACGATAACAAGATATTAGCTTATACCTGTGGATGGAGCAGGCGTGTATCTGTTTCAGTAGAAACATCAACCGGTTTAGCATTCAGCGATAACAATGGCCTTAGCTTTGACAAGTTTGGCACAGGCCCGGTTTTGACTTCATCACTTAACGAACCTTTTTTAGTTGGTGATTCATTTGTACAGGTGTACGATAATACATTTCATATGTGGTATATTTTCGGGCAGCGCTGGTTAAAACCAACGGACACCGAGCCGCCTGCCAGGGTTTATAAAATTGCGCATGCTACTTCAGCAGATGGAATAAACTGGAAGAAAGAAGAAGGCAAACAGATTATTGCGGATGTTTTAAATGTTGATGAGTGTCAGGCCTTACCTACAGTTACGAAAATCGGTAATCGCTATCACATGTTTTTTTGTTTCAGACAAGCAACTGATTTCAGAAATAATCATGATCGGGGATACAGATTAGGTTATGCATGGTCAGATAATTTAATAAACTGGATCAGAGATGATGAATTGGGTGGTATACATAAATCAGTTACGGGATGGGATTCTGAAATGATGTGCTATCCACACATTTTTCAGAGCAATGGCAAAGTATACCTGTTGTATAATGGAAACGAATTTGGGAAAAGAGGGTTTGGTATTGCAGAGCTTGAGCAACCCTGA